A segment of the Puniceicoccales bacterium genome:
AATTATATGGAATGTGAATTTTTTTTAAAATCAATGGTAGAAGGCAAGAAATAATCACCATATTGTTTTTTTATTTTAGAAAAAACTTGCAAAATATCTAATAGCCGTAGGGTGCAAATATTACTTGTCCCGTTCGTCTAGTCGGTCCAGGACACCGGATTTTCATTCCGGCAACATGGGTTCGAATCCCATACGGGATGCCAGCATTTGATTTTTTTATATTTTTTATGAAATGTATGTTATGTGATAAATATTTTTGTTGACATTTGTGTAAAATGCATGTTGTATTATCTAATGAAAACAATTAATAGGCTTTATAAATCATCATGTGCGGCTTCTGAGTTTTTTTTATCCAATTGTACTAAAAGTAGTTAGAGCAAAAATGCGAAGAGTTATTTGATGAAATTGGTTTTATGGTTTTCAAAGTAGGTGGTGAGGTGGATTGAGTAGTATTAGAAAGGAGGATTTGTTAAAATAGATAAAAATTATTGATATTGGAGTTAGTGGCAAAGATATTGAGCTATATAAGTATTTAGTTCCATCGATAGGCCATTTATTTTGTGGGATTTACTGTTTGGATTTTAAACCGCAGATCATTTAGATGAGAATATTTTCGTTGATATTTTTCGTTGTTTTTATATCCTATAAAAACGATTATGAATAAGGCGATTGTTTATTTTTGTTTGATGATTGGCTTATTTCTTGGTATAGAAAAGTCTTATGCAATAAAAAGTTTTGCGATAGTCGAAAGCTATAATGGTAGTGTTTTTGAAGGTATACTTTTACTGTATAGTAGTGGAGATTATAAATATGAATTGCCATCCATTGATTGGTCGGATCCAGAAAGTGAGATTAATAATGGATGTGAATATATAAAAAATCAAATTGGGTGTAATGTCTGCTATTCGATGCTATTTACCAGGCTATTTGCCAGAGCAGAGCCAGAGCCTAATGATGATAGGTTTATTATTTTTACCATACTTCCTGGGGAGCGTCCAGAAAAAGGAGAGATATTTTCGGCTGAAAAAATCACTAATATATGCGAAAAAGGCAAAATAGATGTGCAATGTATTGACAAGCTTATAGCAATTGCAAGGCCATGGTCGTCTCTGAATAGACATTAAAATAGACTATATATTTGATGGTCAAATTATACCTTATCTAGCTCTTGGATAGTGGTTTGTCCGTTTTTTACGGCAATCATTGCCTGGGTTTTCAGTGGTATGAGGCCTTGGATCGTTGATATTTTTTGCAAACTTTCCAATGAGGCCATGTTTCTTATGGCTTGTTTGATTTCTTTGTCAATGTCCAGCCATTCGTATATGCCGAAACGTCCGGAGTATCCGCTGTGGTTACATTTCGGACAGCCGTGGCCAATATAACATTCGCAACCAGCAAGTTCTGGATATTTTACTGTGGTGTTTTTTTCAATAAATATTTTCTTTTTGCAATTTTCGCATATTTTGCGCAAGAGCCTTTGGGCGAGAATTCCACGTATGGTGTCGGATATTAAAAACGGTTCTATTCCCATATCAATGAGTCTTGTTATTGCGCCTGGAGCGTCGTTTGTGTGCAATGTGCCGAGGACTAGATGTCCCGTAAGTGCCGCTTGTATAGCGATTTTTGCTGTAATTGAGTCTCTCAGCTCTCCTATCAAAATTTTGTCTGGGTCATGTCTTAGGAATGCGCGTAGAGCTTTTTCGAAAGATAGTCCAATATCATCTCGTACGTTAACTTGCACCATGCCATCGATTTCGTATTCCACTGGATCTTCGATGGTTAGAATTTTCGTCGCTTCATCATTTATTTCGTGCAATGCACTATAAAGTGTGGTGGTTTTGCCACTGCCCGTTGGACCAGTTGTCAATAAGATTCCAGAGCCTGACCTTAAATTCTCTCGGATTTTTGTCAATATATTTTGAGAAATTCCCATTTTATCTAGGTTAAAATGCCAGGAAGTTTTATCCAATATGCGCAGGACAACGCTTTCGCCGTATTGAGTTGGCAGGGTGGAGACGCGAAAGTCTACGATTCGATCCAAGTAGATTTTTTCAATGTGGCCATCCTGTGGTAGTCTTTTTTCCGCAAGATCCAGACTGGCAAGGGTTTTTATTCTTGAAATTATCGCATCGCCCAGATGTCTATCTGGTGCAGGCAGCTCTTGCAGGACGCCATCTATTCGTAATCTTATCGCAACGGAGTCTGCAAATGTTTCGAAATGAGCATCCGAGGCCTTGTGGGCGATGGCGTGTTCCAAAACATGGTCCACGAATTTTATTATTGGAGATTCATTATCGAAAGACATACATTTATCTTAACATCTGTGGCATGAACCAGATACGCCTTGATGATCAGGATTTTGAGTAACAAAATTTTTATGTCAAAATGTTTTGTTATTTTGAAATTATAATATTGTTTCTGGACTTTATTAGAAACTTAAGTATTAGTCCACAATTATTTTATGTATTTTGAGACTTTTGGATCTTTATTGTCTGGGCTTTGGTCATGCATTTGTGTCATAGTATTTTTTGGTGGCTCCATCGTTATTCATGAACTTGGGCACTATCTTGCCGCAAGGAGGTTAGGGTTTTTCATACCGAGGTTTTCCATCGGCTTTGGGCCAAAGATATTTTCTTGGAGGCGAAGAGAGACAGAATTTCGGTTGTCACTGTTGCCGTTTGGTGGCTATGTTGCTCTGCCGCAATTGGCTGAAATGAAAGAAATAGAGGGTGAATTTAAAATTCCCGATGGTTTGCCGATGCCAACCTGCATGGGTAAAATAATTGTGGCATCCATGGGTGTGATATTCAATCTGATATTTGCGTTTATACTGGCGTCGATCATTTGGATTGTTGGATGTGAGAGGCCGAGCAGTTTGATGACGAATATCATTGGTTATGTGCACGAGGAAATTCAGATCAGAAATGGCCAAAATGTTAGTGGACCTGCTCATGTGGCTGGTCTAAAACCTGGTGACGAAATTCTAAGCATAGATGGTAATCGTGTTAAAAGTTTTTCTGAGATAATGACTTGCATCGTGCTTGGCACTAATCGAAGTCCGGATGATCGACCATTGTCGGTGTTGCAGATTCGGCGGGCAGGAGATATTTTTAATGTGAATGTTTATCCAGAGCTTGTGGTGAAAAACGAAGCTTCGGGCGATTCCATGCGTACCATAGGAATAGAAATGGCTCAGAAATTGATTGTCCATAAGGTACTTAAGCACACTCCTGCAGAAAAAGCTGGCCTACGTAGTGGTGATATTATTTTGAAAATTGACGATAATGATGTTTTTTCCGTCACACAGTTGAATGAGATTATTAATTCTGGAAATGAGTCGCATTTTATGACTATCCAATCAGGGAATGATCAAAAATCGTTGATGCTGAAATCTATAGCTATGCCATCGAAGAAGCCCTATATTAAATTACAGTTTGATGGCTGCTCTATGGAGATTTATCCAGATTATGTCAATAACCAAAGTGTAAGCGATTTATTTAACGACGGGATGGTTTGTAAGTTGTTGGAATGGAAGCGCTCGGAAGGCGATAAATCCAATAAAGCCGTGGAGATCGGCAGCAGACTTGTTTCGGTGAGTTCTAAAAAAGTAGCAACGATGGCTGATTTGGTATTTATTTTGAAAAATACTAAAAATCCAGAATTTAAGTTTATATCAAAAAAAGGTTCCATCATGGAGGTTAGTTATGGGGATATAAAAGCTATGGAACTTATGCAGCCGGAGAAGGTCAATAGCATTGGCGTCATTTTTTTCGAGGGTACGACTTTGGTTCATCACGATCCACTATCGCAGGTGTTCGACAATATTAAAAACACTTTGATGACACTTAGGGGTTTGGTTTCGAGGAGGTCCGATGTGTCATTAAAAAATTTGATGGGTCCTCCGGGCATAATAAAGACACTTAACATGTTTGCATTGAGCGACTTTAGGTTATTATTGCTTTTTGTGATCACGTTGAATGTTAATCTTGCCATATTGAACATTTTGCCGATTCCGGTATTGGATGGCGGGCAAATTTTGATGACGATTGCCGAAAAAATGATTGGAAAAAATTTATCTGGAAATATTGCAGCGGCGATCCAGTTTTGGTTCATGATTTTATTTATGTTGCTCATTGTGTATGTTAGTTTTTTTGATATTCGAAGGTTTTTTGGTGACCATGCCGATGATATTGAAATAAAAAAGCGCATTAAATTGATGTTGCCGGAGCAGATCATTTGGAATGGCATGCCTCAGTCAGAGCAATAAATTATTGCGCATAGGTTTTTGAATTAGAAGCTGGTGGGAGATACTGGGCTCGAACCAGTGACCTCTTGCGTGTCATGCAAACGCTCTAACCAACTGAGCTAATCCCCCTCTCTTTTGCCAGAGAACTAATTTAGGTGGCCGGATCAAGAAAAATGTACAGTTATGTTGATTTGTTGAAAATTTATACTCTACTGTAAGGTGTTAACTAGGAATCAGATAAGGGTTATGAGCTTAGAATCGGAAAAGCATAGTCGGGCCAGAGAAGTATTTCAAGGAATCATTCTTTTTGTGGTTGGGTTGCTAATGGCCATTGCATTATTTGGTTTTGATCCGAATCAGAGTCGGCTGGTCAGTACAGAAGCCATTGATACGCAATTGCATAGAAGTTTAATTAGTGGGCTAGGCATTTCTTTTTCGTTTTGGGTTAACCGGTTCGTTGGGTTTGCAAGTTTTACGATTCCATTATTTTTGCTATGGTTTTCCTCTGTAATATTATTCAAATTGCCGCGGGTATTTTCAAAATTTGTTTGGATTTATTCATTTTTCGCTATTTTGGCGCTGGCAGGATTGTTTTCGATTTTTCATA
Coding sequences within it:
- a CDS encoding GspE/PulE family protein — encoded protein: MSFDNESPIIKFVDHVLEHAIAHKASDAHFETFADSVAIRLRIDGVLQELPAPDRHLGDAIISRIKTLASLDLAEKRLPQDGHIEKIYLDRIVDFRVSTLPTQYGESVVLRILDKTSWHFNLDKMGISQNILTKIRENLRSGSGILLTTGPTGSGKTTTLYSALHEINDEATKILTIEDPVEYEIDGMVQVNVRDDIGLSFEKALRAFLRHDPDKILIGELRDSITAKIAIQAALTGHLVLGTLHTNDAPGAITRLIDMGIEPFLISDTIRGILAQRLLRKICENCKKKIFIEKNTTVKYPELAGCECYIGHGCPKCNHSGYSGRFGIYEWLDIDKEIKQAIRNMASLESLQKISTIQGLIPLKTQAMIAVKNGQTTIQELDKV
- a CDS encoding site-2 protease family protein codes for the protein MYFETFGSLLSGLWSCICVIVFFGGSIVIHELGHYLAARRLGFFIPRFSIGFGPKIFSWRRRETEFRLSLLPFGGYVALPQLAEMKEIEGEFKIPDGLPMPTCMGKIIVASMGVIFNLIFAFILASIIWIVGCERPSSLMTNIIGYVHEEIQIRNGQNVSGPAHVAGLKPGDEILSIDGNRVKSFSEIMTCIVLGTNRSPDDRPLSVLQIRRAGDIFNVNVYPELVVKNEASGDSMRTIGIEMAQKLIVHKVLKHTPAEKAGLRSGDIILKIDDNDVFSVTQLNEIINSGNESHFMTIQSGNDQKSLMLKSIAMPSKKPYIKLQFDGCSMEIYPDYVNNQSVSDLFNDGMVCKLLEWKRSEGDKSNKAVEIGSRLVSVSSKKVATMADLVFILKNTKNPEFKFISKKGSIMEVSYGDIKAMELMQPEKVNSIGVIFFEGTTLVHHDPLSQVFDNIKNTLMTLRGLVSRRSDVSLKNLMGPPGIIKTLNMFALSDFRLLLLFVITLNVNLAILNILPIPVLDGGQILMTIAEKMIGKNLSGNIAAAIQFWFMILFMLLIVYVSFFDIRRFFGDHADDIEIKKRIKLMLPEQIIWNGMPQSEQ